The DNA window TGCATTTCCTGAAACAATAGATAAAGTTGAAGAGCAGCTTGCACAAATTCTAAAAATAGAATTCGCTCTTAAAAAATCGTTGTCCACTTTGGCTGCAGAAGGAAAAATCGAATACATAGATATGACTAAAATGTATTTGGATGATATCAAGAAAAAATTTGATATTAAGATGATTAAAGATTCCGGTATCAGAATAATGCACGATGCAATGTATGGTGCCGGTATGGATGTACTGACACAGCTTCTTCCGAATGCAGTTCAAATCCACGGCGAGTTTAATCCTTCGTTCGCCGGAACGAATCCCGAACCCATTGAATCGAATTTAAAAGAGTTGATGCTGAAAGTGAAGTCGGGGAAATTTGATATCGGTATTGCCACCGACGGTGATGCCGACAGGATTGGCATAGTCGATGACAAAGGAAATTATGTTGACCCGCACAGAGTTTTTTCGCTTCTCTTAAAATATCTGGTAGAAGAAAAATGTTTGCGTGGTGAAGTTGCACGTTCGTTTACTGTTACCGATATCGTTGAACAGCAGTGTGAAAAATACGGCATCAAATTGCACACGACACCTGTCGGATTCAAATATATCTGCCAATTGATGAACGAACGTAAAATTATCATCGGTGGTGAAGAGAGCGGTGGACTTGGTGTTATGGGACATATTCCCGAGCGTGACGGAATTTACCTCGGTCTGCTGATAGCCGAAATAATTATCAAACGTAAAAAATCGTTAAGCGAATTGATAAAAGAATTAGAAGCCGAATACGGAAAACGATTTTATAAAAGAATCGACCATCATATAACTCAAAAAGAAAAAATTCAAATAATGAAACGTTTCAAACCATCGCTTAAAGAAATTGCAGGAATTCCGGTACGTCGAATTGAAACCATAGATGGATTTAAGTATTATATTGAAAACGGATGGATGTTAGTGCGTCCATCCGGAACTGAACCGTTAATCAGATATTACGCTGAAGCTGAAAACATCAATAAAGTCGATAAAATGTTAAATTGGGCGATGGGAAAGTAAATCTATGCAATACAATTTATATTACAACATAATGCCCGATGGGACTGTTAAACAGATAAATCCATTTACCGAAACAGAAGTTTGGGCAGTTCCGGGTAGAAGTTCGAAACCGATTAGTAACGAGATACCTCTGACAGCAAAGCCGTTGGAGTCAGCAACGCATCGCGACTACTGCAGTTTCTGTCCGGATAAATATTTTGATACGCCGCCGGAAAAAGCAAGGTTAATAAAAACGGAGACTGGTTACAAGACCTTGAAATATTTACTTGCTGAAAACTATTCTGAAACTACGGCTGAATTCAGAAGAATCACGAATTTGTTCGAAATTGTTACACTCGATTACTGGCGGAAAAACTATAGTTACAGGATTCCTGAAGAAAGAAAAAAATGGCGCGACGAATATCTTTCAACTCCAAAAGGTATAATGCATATCGAGGGCTTATTAGATTTCAAATTAAAACAGACAGGAAAAACTGAAGACCAAATTAAAAAAATGCACGCATACGATAAGCTTGCTATTGCAGATGCTTTTTTTGGAGGTTCGCACGAGATAGTAATTGCACGGTCGCATTTTCAACCGGATGCCGAATGGGACTCGCAATTCTTCTCATCCGGAATGATGAGTCATGAGGACCACTATCAATATTTTAAATTCACAATCGATGCGATGAAAGATATCATCGACAATAACCGGTATGCAAGATACATAAGCGTATTTCAGAATTGGCTGAGACCGGCTGGTGCCTCGATGGATCATCTTCACAAACAACTTGTAGCTCTTGACGAGTGGGGTTCTTCGATTCAACGGCAAAATAAAATGCTACGCGAAGACCCGAATGTATTTAACGATCTATCCGTAAATTTTGCAGCCCGATTTAATTTGATAATCGCTGAAAACGATTACGCTATTGCTTTTGTCGGAATCGGACACAGATTTCCTACGATAGAGATTTATTCAAAATCGCATGCCGGAAGGCCCTACGAACACACAGATGCGGAAATTCGCGGTGTCAGTAATCTTGTTCATGTGTTCCATGCCGCAATGGGAAGCAGTATTTCTTGCAACGAAGAGTGGTACTATACGCCAGTCGATTCTGTTTACAAAATGCCCTGGCATGTACTAATCAAGTGGCGAATAAATGTACCGGCAGGTTTTGAAGGCGGAACCGGGATTTATCTGAATCCGATGACACCCATCGAACTGCGAGATAAGATTGTACCGAGGCTGTATCAGATTCGTGACGAAGGGAAAATTAACGGTACACGCATAGCGGAAGAATGCCGTATCTATCCGAATCCGCTCCTCTATTATCTGAAGTAGGAACGCATTAAATTCTATGAAAGAAAAAATAAAAAATCAAGAATTTACTCCTGCGGTTCGTGAATCGCTTGTCAGACAGTTAAAGGCTTTGGCTTACAATTTATGGTGGACTTGGAATCCTGAGGCAGGTGCCTTATTTCAGGAATTATCTCCCCTTGTATGGGAACAGAGCAATCATAGCGCAGTAGCAGTTTTAAAACGTGTTTCTGATAATGAATTACGAGCACGTTTCGGCGATCCGCATTTTGCTCAACGTGTAAAAATTATACTGGATGAATATTCTGAATATATACATAACACTAACACTTGGTGCGTTCGGAATGCGCCGCATCTGTTGGAAAAACCGGTCGCTTATTTTTCAGCAGAGTTTGGTTTGCACGAGTGTTTACCCATTTACTCAGGCGGTCTCGGAATTTTAGCAGGCGACTTTGCTAAATCGGCGAGCGATCTGGGGATATCGTTTGTCGGAGTTAGCTTGTTTTACCGGCTCGGCTATTTTAGACAAAAAATTTCGGATGACGGCTGGCAGCAGGAAGAATATCCTCCTGTCGATCACAGTGAAGTTCCGATACGTCTTTTAGTAGATGAATACGGAACGCCTATCGAAACATCCGTAACAATCGGGCATAGCACTGTCAAGTTGCAAGCGTGGCGTTTAAGAGTTGGCAGGGTAGAAATAATTTTACTCGATAGCAACCATCCCGATAACGAACTGCATTTCAGAGAACTTACCGGCAGAGTTTACGGCGGCGATGTTTCCACAAGAATAATG is part of the Bacteroidota bacterium genome and encodes:
- a CDS encoding phosphoglucomutase/phosphomannomutase family protein — encoded protein: MTIKFGTDGWRGVIAQDFTFGNLEKVTLATALHYKRHKKIDNGIVVGYDGRFLGKEFAERVAVVLASSGIRVKLSDKISSTPMISLLTKKLNAAAGIVITASHNPPRYSGYKIKGEFGGPAFPETIDKVEEQLAQILKIEFALKKSLSTLAAEGKIEYIDMTKMYLDDIKKKFDIKMIKDSGIRIMHDAMYGAGMDVLTQLLPNAVQIHGEFNPSFAGTNPEPIESNLKELMLKVKSGKFDIGIATDGDADRIGIVDDKGNYVDPHRVFSLLLKYLVEEKCLRGEVARSFTVTDIVEQQCEKYGIKLHTTPVGFKYICQLMNERKIIIGGEESGGLGVMGHIPERDGIYLGLLIAEIIIKRKKSLSELIKELEAEYGKRFYKRIDHHITQKEKIQIMKRFKPSLKEIAGIPVRRIETIDGFKYYIENGWMLVRPSGTEPLIRYYAEAENINKVDKMLNWAMGK
- a CDS encoding DUF4921 family protein, which produces MQYNLYYNIMPDGTVKQINPFTETEVWAVPGRSSKPISNEIPLTAKPLESATHRDYCSFCPDKYFDTPPEKARLIKTETGYKTLKYLLAENYSETTAEFRRITNLFEIVTLDYWRKNYSYRIPEERKKWRDEYLSTPKGIMHIEGLLDFKLKQTGKTEDQIKKMHAYDKLAIADAFFGGSHEIVIARSHFQPDAEWDSQFFSSGMMSHEDHYQYFKFTIDAMKDIIDNNRYARYISVFQNWLRPAGASMDHLHKQLVALDEWGSSIQRQNKMLREDPNVFNDLSVNFAARFNLIIAENDYAIAFVGIGHRFPTIEIYSKSHAGRPYEHTDAEIRGVSNLVHVFHAAMGSSISCNEEWYYTPVDSVYKMPWHVLIKWRINVPAGFEGGTGIYLNPMTPIELRDKIVPRLYQIRDEGKINGTRIAEECRIYPNPLLYYLK